CGTTGGATCAGTTGCCCGGCGACCCCGTCGAGGCGGGCGCGGATCGCGGGGATGGTGGTGTTGTGGTCCTGCACCAGGGCGCCCAGGGTGCCCGATTTGAACGTGACCGGTTGCGCCACCCCCTGCTGGGTGATGACGACGTTGCCCGTCGCGTCGTTCGCCGCCTGGAACTTGTTGGCGTACTGGCCGACGACGATCGCCGCCCCGGACGCGAGCACGTTGATCTCGCCGGACGGCTGCTCGACGGTCTTGATGTCGACCCGCTTCGAGAGCTCGTCGATGAGCTGGTCGCGCTGGTCGCGGAGGTCGTTGGTCGGGTTCCCGCGGTTCTCGGTCGTCAGGATGCGGTTGTTCAGGTCCGCGATCTTGGTGGCGTAGTCGTTCACCTCGGTCACGGTCGCGGTGACCTGCTTGTTGATGTCCGCGCGGAGCCGGTCGATGTCGCCCGCCGTGGAGTTCAGTTGCTGCGCGACCGAGCCCGCGGCCGTGATGATCGCCCGGCGCGACGCCAGGCTGTCGGGCTGGGAGGTCAGTTGTTCGACCTGGTTGAACAGGCTGTCGAGCCGGTCGCCGACGCCGCTCTCGCCGCCGGCGAGGGTCGTTTCGATCTGCCGGCGCGTCGCGAGCTGGGCCGCGTAGTACCCGTCGTTCGCGTTCCCGCTCACGATCGCCGTGCGGACCGGGGCCGCGGTGTAGCGCGTGATGGACGCGATGTCCACGCCCGAGCCCTGTGCGCCCGTCACGCTGTTGGTGAAGTTGACCGACTGCCGGTGGTACCCGGGGGTCGTGGCGTTGGCGATGTTCTGGCCCACCAGGGCCATCGCCTTTTGCGCCGTCTGGAGCGCCGAGGTACCGATGCTGAGAGCGTTCATTGAGGGTATCCGGGTGTCAAGAGCGCTGAGCCGGCGGACGGGGCCAGCCAGTTACCAGAGGGGCCGTAACGCGCCGGAGTGTCGTCCGCCGTGAGGTCGGCCAACACGTCTCGAAAAAAAGATCGAAGGTGCCCGAGAAGATTTGCGTTCCGCGTCTGAACCGCCGTGAGGTCGGTGGTCACCGCGGTGAGCCGGTCCCGCGCCGCGCCGACTTCGGCGCCGAGCGGGTCGGGCAGGCTCTCAACAAGGGCCGAGAGTTTCAGGTCTTTTGTGGGGAGGCCGAGGGCCCGGGCGAGGTGCTCGGCGACCGCGGCCCGCTGTGCGGACGCGGCCCGCAGCCCGGCGGCGTCCGCGTTCAGTTGCGTGGTTATTTCGGTCGCGGCCGCCAGGTCGCCCCGGCGCAGGGCCGCGTACACGTCGTTCGCCTTGGCCAGTACGTCCGCGAGGAACTGCTCCTCAACCCGCAGGTGCTGGAGGAACGTCGCGGTGGTGGTCGAAAGCTGTTGGGGCACGGTGTGCATCAGTTGGGGTTACCGGCTTCGGCACGGCGCCGGCGGTTTGCATCTGTCGGACCAGCGTCGCCGCCAGCCCGATTCCCCCGCCATCGGCGAGGTGCCGACCCAAGTACAGATCGAACAAACCGCCCTGCACGTCACCGGAGTCGCCGGGGAACATGCCGCCCCCCTCATCGGGGTCGAGCGTCTGGCGCATCTCCTTCAACAGCATCGAGAGGAAGGTGGCCTCCATCTCGCCGGCCATGTTCTTGAGACGCGCTTCTTCCTTGCTCTGAACCGTAGCACCATACTTGGCCGCGTAGGGGTCTGAAATTGTGGTCATAGACGCAATACTTTCCGTCCCGATCATAATTTTCCCCTCCTGTTTGAAAATTGGTTTCAAAGGCCGAGTTCCAAGTTTCCCGTTCCAGAGTTCCAAGACCAAATCCCAACGCGGCGGTTCTCGCCATCGCTTGGTATTCAACTTGGAACGTGGAACCCGGAAACTTGGAACTCCCGACTCACTCGATCAGCAGTTCCGCGTGGAGCGCCCCGGCCTTCTTCATGGCCTGGAAGATGGCGATCAGGTCGCGCGGGCTGACCCCAAGGGCGTTCATGGCCCGCGCGACGTCCGCGACCGTGGCGGCCTTCGGGAGCGGGATGAGCCGCGCCTGCTGCTCGCTACTGGCGGTCTGCACGCGCGGTACAACGGTGGTCACCCCACCGGAAAACGGCGCCGGTTGCGACACGAGCGGGTTGATCGAGATCCCGATGTACAGGTTCCCGTGTGCCACCGCTGTGGGGGAGATGGAGACGTGCTCCCCGGCCACCACGGTGCCCGTGCGCTCGTTAATGACGACCCGGGCCGGCGCGTCCGGGCGCACCTCCAGGAGCCCGACCTCCGCGATGAACTGGGTCGCCGACTTGCTCAGGTCGGTCGGCTGGCACAGCACCACCGCGCCGGGGTCGGCCGCGCTCGCGGTTCCGGGGTAGCGCTCGTTGATCGTCTTCGCGATCAAGCGCGACGTGTTGAAGTCGGGGTCCTTCAGGAGCAGCGTGGCCTTCCCGTCGCGGACCAGTTCGCCGGGCACTTCCTTCTCGATGAACGCGCCGCCCGGGATGCGCCCGACGTTCACGTGGTTCTTCTGCACGCCGCCGCCCCCCACGGTCACCGAGAAGCCGCCGATGGACAGCGGCCCCTGGGCCAGCGCGTACACGTTGCCGTCGGCCCCGCGCAGGGGCGTGAAGATCAGCGTGCCGCCCTGGAGACTGCGGGCGTCGTCCATCGCGGACACGGTCACGTCCAGCTTCCCGCCCTTCCGCGCGAACGGCCCGATCTCGGCCGTCACCATGACCGCCGAGATGCTCGTGGAGCGGAGGACCGATTCGGCCGGGAGCTGACTGAAGATCTGCGTCGTCGTGCCCATGCGCTGGAGCATGTCCACCGCGATCTGCTGCGTGAACGTGCTGCGGCTCCCGGTGCCGTCCAGCCCGACCACCAGCCCGAACCCGAACAACTGGTTCCCGCGCGCGCCCGACACGTCGGTGACGTCCTTGATCCGCACCTGTGCGGGCGCCTGGGACGTCACCGCGAGCACGGCGGCGGCGGCGATCAACAGCCGGTACATGTTTTCCCCCTTGTGGGAACGACCGACGGGCCAGTGACCCGCCGGTCATAAGTGATCTTCCACGGGTCCGACTACGGGCGCAGCAGGTTGCCGAGGCGCCCGAGGTAGCCCTGTTTCGTCGTCCGCGTCGTCGGCCCGCGGCCCAAGTAACTGATGCGGAAGTTCGCGACCGAGCCGGACGTGATGACGTTCCCCACCCCGATGTCGGCCGGGCGCACGACGCCGGTGATGCGCAGCACGCGCTCCTCGCCCTGAACGACGCGGCTCCGGTACCCCTCGACGACCAGGTTCCCGTTGGGCATCACGTCCACCACCGTTACGGCCATGCGGTCCGTAAACACACGATTGACCGTGTTTTGCGCGTTGCCGTTGAACGCCATGTTGCTGCTCTGGTTCGGGTACACGAACCCGACCCCCGGCGCGGTCACGGTGCCGGTCCCGCCCGCGGTGCCGGCACCGACCGGCCCGCCCCCGAACACCTGCACCTGACCGCTGGAAGTGGTCGTGCGGGTCAGGGCCTTCTGGTCCTGCTCGTTCGCGACGGTCGCCTCGGTGATGGTCACCGTGAGCACGTCGCCGATGTTACGGGCGCGGTTGTCCTGGAACAGGAACCCGTACCGCGGGTCGCGCCGCTCCCAGAGCGAATCGGCCCGCCCGGTCGTGACGGCCGCGGCGATCAGGCCGACGGAAGCTAACATCCAGCGCCTCATGGCGATTGCCCTCCGAGTTCGACTTCGAGCTTGCCGGGTCCGGCGACCTTCGCGGGGATCAGCTTCTTCGAGTCGGGGTTCTGCACGAAGATGGTCTGACCGAGGCGCCCGTCCTGCTGGGCTTCGCCGACCATCACGATCTTCAGTTCGCCGCTCTGGATCAGCACTTCCACCCGCTGCCGGGCGCGAACGAGGACCTCGTTCCGGGCGCCCGCCCCGGGCGCGGGCAGCATCGCGGCACCGGGCATGGACGAGACGCTCGTAATCGCTCCTCCGGCGGGGGTCACCGCGGCCGGGGCGGGGCGCGTGCTCGACTTCACGTCGAGCTGAATGGCGAAGGCGAGTAGTGTTTCGCCGCCGCTGGCGATGGTCATGTCCATTTGCACGCGGCCGGTCGCGCCCGGCCGGGCGCGCGGCTTCGCGATAATCGAGACGCGCTCGTTCGCCGGCACTTCAGGGAGCTTCACCACGAGCGGTTGCGCGAGGTCGATCGTGAGACCGGGCGTATCTGCCGAGTGGCGAAAGAGTTCCGCCCGCGCCACCGCCACGACTTCTTCGGTCGTAACCGACCGGCGCGCCACCGCGACCGTCGAGCGCTCGGCCCCGACGACCCGCACGGCGTCGATCCCGGCCAACTGAATTCGGTACTCGACGGACCGGCGCCCGAGGACAATGTTCTGGTCGCGCGGCTTGAGGTCCGCGAGGTCGAGTCGGGCCACACGGGCGCGGAGGTCGGCGTCCCCGCCGGACACGACCGCGACGTCGCCGACCGTGACCAGCGCGGTCCCGACGGTCGCGCGCTCCGTGAGTTCCACCGTGACTGGGTCGCCCGCTCGCACCCCTGTGGTAACGAGCCCGGCGCCCACGAGGGCGAGCAGGAACCGAGAAATTCGCATCCGTGCGCTCCCCATTGGGATCGGGTGTTCGCTCGCCCCGCGAGCGGTTCCGGTCTTGCGGCACGAGTCCCCCGACCCGCGCCGCAACGAAAGAGAAAGCACCACTCGCCCGAAAGCGAGTCAGAGCTTCTTATCGGATCAGGTCCGTGGTCGAGGCCAGCATGTTATCGGCGGTTCGCACGGCGCGCGTGTTGAACTCGTAGGCGCGCTGCGCGAGGATCAGGTTGACGAGTTCGGTCACCACGTCCACGTTGGACCGCTCCAGGAACCCCTGGCGCGTCAGCCCGACGCCGTTCTGACCGGGCGTCGCGATGAGCGGCGCGCCGGAGGACGCCGTTTCCGCGAACAGGTTCCGCCCCTCGGCACTGAGGCCGGCCGGGTTCTGGAACCGCACGAGCGTGAGCTGCCCCAGCACGGTCGAAGCGTTGAGCGCCCCGGCGTTCTGCACCGAGATGGTGCCGTCGGACCCGACCGAAACGGCCACCGCGGACGTCGGGATCGTGATTTGCGGTGAGATCAGGAACCCGTCGCTCGTGACGAGACTCCCCTGTGCGTTCAGGCGCAGCGCCCCGTCGCGCGTGTACCGCAGTTCGCCGCTGGGCAGCGTGACCTGGAAGAACCCTTCGCCCTCCACGGCCACGTCGAACGGGTTCTGCGTGTTGACCAGCGCGCCTTCGGTGAACACCTTCGTGATGCCCGCCACCCGCGCCCCGCTCCCGATCTGCAGACCGGTGGGCACCTGGAGCCCCTGGGCCGCGTCCGAGCCCGGGGCGCGCTGGGTCACGTAGATGAGGTCCTGGAAGTCCGCTTGCCCCTTCTTGAACCCGTTGGTGTTCACGTTGGCGATGTTGTTCGACGTGTTGTCGATCGCCGTGGTCTGGACGTTCATACCAGTCGCGCTGGTGAACAGGGCCTTAATCACGGGGAACCCTCCGGTTAAATGCGAAACGCGCGGTCCGAAAAGTCGTGCGCCGCGGGAACGCGGGAAGCCCACCTAAAGTGTTCCACCCGCCCACGTTAGATCTTCGAGCTAGGAGTTCTGCGGGCGCGTGTTCAGTTGAATCGTTTCGGCGAGCGAGCGGAGCGCGCGCTGCGCGGCATCGTAGTAGCGGGCGCCGATGATGAGCCGCACCATCGCGTCGGCCGGTTGCACGTTGGAGCCCTCGCGGAACCCCTGCATCACCTGCGTGGGCGCGGCCTGGAGCCCGGCCCCGGGCGGCGCGGTGTAGAGCGTCGGCCCCGTGGCCGTGAGTTGTTGCGGGTTGGCGAAGCGCACCACGCGGAGCTGCCCGAGCGGTTGCCCGTCGGCCGTGATGCTCCCGTCGGACGCGATGACGACCCGGTTCGCGTTCGGGGGGATCGTGACCGCCCCGTTTTCGCTCTGGAGGGCGTACCCGCCCTGGCTGACGAGCTGGCCCCCGGGGGTCGGGAAGAAGCACCCGTTGCGGGTGTAGAGCGGCCCGTTCGGGCCGTTGAGCACGAAGAAGCGGTCGGGGTCGCCGAGCGCGAGGTCGTAGGGGTGATTGGTTTGTTGGAGCGCGCCGGGGCGGAAGTCGTTGTAGGCCTGAACGGTGCGCACGCCGGTGATGTCACCGGTCGGTTCGGTCGCGCGCCCGAGGGCGCGGTCGAAGGTCTCGAACACCAGCCCGCGCTCGCGGTACCCGGGTGTCGTCGCGTGGGCCAGATTGTGGGCGGTAACCTCTTGCTGTTCCGAGGCGACCACGAGCGCGGAGGCCGCGCTATACATTCCGCGGATCATGGTAGATCGTTCCGGTGGATCGGGTCCACGGAACTTATCGACCCCGCACGATCGGCGCGTTCACTTCTTTTGCGCGATCTCACCCGGTCGGCAAAATCGCCACACTTTTACAGTTGACTCAGGCGGTCGCGGCGACCAACTGGCCGCTCTGCATCGCCGCAACCTTACCGGCACGTTCCAGTTCGTTCGCTTCGACCCGGACCGCCTCGAACCCCTCGCGGAGCGTGCGGAGGATCTTCCGCGCGCTCGCGACGCTCTCAACGGTCGGCTTGCTCAGGGTGGTCACCGCGAACTCGTAGAGCCGCAGGATGTTGGTGTTGACTTCGGGGTTCACCTCGACCCGGACCCCGTCCGCCAGGGCCATGATAATGTGCTGCGTCTTGCTCACGCGCGCCACCGCCCCGGACGTGTCCCCCGCGCCGAGCGCGGCCTCGGCCCGGTCGAGGTGCTCCAGCGCCTTGTCGTACAGGGCGAGGAGCAGGTCCATGCGGGTCCATCCGGTGTCCGGTTGCGTCTGCTGGTAACGGCGGTAGGCGTTCATGGGGGAGGTCCGTATCGGGTTACTGGGGCGTTACTTGGAACTCGTGGCGCTCGAGGTCAGGGACGAGAGCTGGGTCTGAATCCCCTTCAGGTTGTTCACCGCAGTCTCCATCGCAGCGAACTGCGACTGGAGTTGAGCGGCCTTGGAGTCAACGAGTGCTTGCTGCTTGGCAACGTTCTTGTCGATATCCGATGTCTGCTTCGTGAACACCTCGTTGATCTGCTTGAACCGGCCGTTCACGGGGTCGAGGTACTTGTTGAGCACCGAGCCGAGCCGACTGGCCAGCCCCTGGGTGACGGTTACGTTCGCAGAACCGGCGGAGGAGAGCGTCGAGGTCACCTGGAGCCCGTCGGTGCTGGCGTTCCCCGAGGAACCGGTGAGGATCTGGCCGGACCCGGTCGCGGCTTCGGTTACGCCATTCACCACGAAGTTCCCGGCGACGTCCGTGCCGGTGCCGGTCTCGGTACCGGCGAACCCGAGCGCGTTGAGCACGTCGGCCGACCCGCCGGTGATCGCGATGGTGGCCCCGGACCCGTACTTCTGGGTCGTGATCTGGGCCTTCCCGTCCCCGTTGATCGTGGCGGTGACGAGGTTCCCGTTCAAACCCGAGGCCGAGTTGATCGCCTTCTGGACCGCGGCGATCAGCTCCTCCGGGGTGCTGTACGTCCCGCCCGGCAGGGTCACTCCGACCGCGGTCAGGCCGTTCAGTTTGACCTGAAGGGCGTTATTGGGCGGGGTGAGCATCACCGCGCCCGGGGCACCGGACGCGACCACGACGGCGCGCGTCGCCGGGGCCGTCACGTTGACCTTGTACGGCGTGCCGGCCGTGGGCTTGGTCTTGTTCGTGCCGATGAGGAAATCGACCCCGCTGGCGTCCGACTTACCCGAGAGCGAGAACAGGCGCTTGAAATCGGCCTGGGCGGTGTCGCTGGTGGCCAGCGCGGTGGTGAACTTCGCGGAGTCGAACGCCAGCTTCCCCTCGTCGGTGAACGAGAGGCCGACCGTGGAGAGGCGGTTCGAGCTGGTGGTCAGCCCGGGGATCGTGGCCGAGAGAGCGCCCGAGAGCTCGTTGGCCAGCGCGGACACGTCGCCGTTCCCGAGCAGCGCCCCGGCCGTCGAACTGTCGGCGTCGAACTGGGTTTGCTCGGTGATGAAGTCGCGCACCGCGTTGTACGAGGTGACGAAATCCTGGACCGACTTGACGGTGGCGTCGGTGTCGGCCTTGACCGTCACGGTGATGGTCTTGGCCGCGTCCGCCTGGAGCACGTTCAGGCTGACGCCCGTAATCAGGTTGTTCACCTGATTGGTCGCGCTGGTCACGGTGATCGCCCCGGCCCCGCTCCCGACCTTCACCTGGGCGTCCGTCGCGGCCTGGACCACGGTGGCACCCGGATCGATCGCGGCGCCGGTGCCGGTGCTCAGGTTGTTCGTAACGGTGATGGCGTTGGCCGACCCCGTCTTGGCGGACGTGAGGAGCAACCGGTAGGGGGTGACACCCGTGCCGTCGTTGACCACGGAGGCCCGGAGGTCGCCCCCGGCCGTGTTGATCGAGTCGGCCAGGCCCTGGAGCGTGTTGTTGCGACTGTCGACCGTCACGGTCGTCGCGGTCCCGCTGCCGACCTGAAGGGTCAGCGTCCCCTCCTTGATCTGAGCGTTGGGGTCGGCGAACCCGGCGGACGAGGTCTGCGCGGCCTTCGCGAGGCTCACGACGGACAGCGAGTACGTGCCCGCGACCGCGGCCGTTCCTGCGGTCGCGGTCAGGGACGTGCTGTCGGACGTGGTCGCGGTGCGCCCGTCGAACGCCCCGCCACCCGATCGGGCCAGGGCATTGGTTTTGGATTGTAAGTCGAACAGTTTGCCCTGCAGCGTGGCAAACGTGGCTTGTTTGCTGATGACTTCGGTCTTCTGGACCTTGAACCGGTCGATCCGCTGTTGGCTGATCGAGTTCAATCCTTCGATGATCTTGGCGGTATCGATACCGGTGGCCAGGCCGGCGAAGTTGAGTCCGTTGGAGTTAACGCCACTGATGGCCATGAGAAACCTCGGGGTAGTTATGTGGGGCGCGAAAAGCGCGGGACGCGACAACCATAGTGTGCGGAACGGGACGCGGGGCGAAGTTTCCTCCGCTCCGCGTCCATTGGGTATCACTTTTCAACTAGTCCCGATCGCTTAGCCCCGGAGGAGCTGGGCGACGAGGGCCGTCGTCTGGTTGGCGTTGCCGAGCACCGTCGCACCGGCCTGTTGCTGCGTCTGGAGGCGGGTGAAGTTCGCGATTTCGGACGCGAAGTCCGTGTCGCGGATGACCGACTGGGCCGCGGTCGTGTTCTCCAGGGTGTTCCGCAGGCTGTTGGTGTTGGACTCGAGGCTGTTCGTCTGGAAGGCCCCGAGCTTCGCACGGATCGTGGACACGTCGGTGATCGCCTGGTCGATGATCTTGATCGCGTCCTGGGCCCCGTTCGAGGTCGTGACGTCGATCAAGCTCAGGTCGGTCGTGGCGATGTTGTTCAGGCCGCTCACCCCGGTGCCGAGGCGGTCCGCGGTCACCTTGTCGATCGAGATCTTCGAGAACTCACCCGCGTTCGCACCGATCTGGAAGCTCAGCGAGTTGTCGGTCACGTTCACCGTGTTGCTGCCCGCGGTCGCCTTCCCGCCGGCCACCCCGACGTTGAACGTCAGGCCGGTGGTCGCGTCGCCCAGGGTCACCGCGTTGCCCAACCCTTGCGAGCCGGTCGAGACGGTGCCTTCCGTCGCCCCGACGAACACCCGGAGGGCGTTCCCGGCGATACCGACGTCGGCCGAGCCGTTGCTCACGCCGGTCACCGCGGCGGTCGCGGCGGAGTCGGACTGGATGCTGATCGCGGCCGAGCCGAGCACGTTGCTCTGGATCGTCAGCTTGCCGCCGACGGAGCCGCTGACCGTGAACTTGCCCGAGCCGCCGCCGTTGGCGGAAGCGTTGTCCAGGGCCGCCTGCACCTTGCTCACGATGGTCGCGGAGCTGTCGCCGGTGGCCAGGGAGACCACGATCGAGGCGCTGTTGGTCAGGCTACCACCAGAGAGGGTCAAGGTGCCCGAGCCCGTGAGGGCGGCGCTGGTGATGTTGTTCGCCCCGGTGCCGCGGCCGCCGGTCGCGGTCCCGTTGGTCACCGTCGTGCTGCTCACGCTCGCACCCGTGGTGCCGACCTGGGCGGTGGTGGCGATCCCTGTCGCCGTCGCCGGGGCCGTCGTGGTCGAGGTGTTCGCGGCCCCGGCCACGGCCGTGATCGCGGTGCTGCTGAGCTTGCTGGTGATGACCAGCGGGGCACCGGTGCTACCGCTCACCGTGAAGTTGCCCGACCCGGCGGCCGCATCAAGGGCGGCCTGGACCGTGGACACGACCGTGGCCCCGGTGCTGGTCGCGGACAGATCCACGACGACGCCGGCGCTGGCCAGCCCGCCGCCCGTGAGGGTCAGGGTCGCGGTCCCGGCCGCACCGGTGAACGGCGTCGAGGCGGCGAACCCGAGGGCGGTCGCCACGGACGCGGCGCCCGCGCCACCGAACGTGACGGTGACCGCCTGGTTGCTGTCCTCGGCGATGATCTGGAACTGGGTCGCACCGCCACCGGTGTTGTTCACCGTAAAGCTGCTGCCCAGGGCCCCGCCGACGGCTGCTGCGATGGCCGCCGCGTTGTCACCGTTTTGGATGTTGGCGACGACCGAGCCGCTCAGCCCGCCACCACTGATGGTGATGGTCGCGGCCCCAGCCGCCGTGCCCGCCGTCACGTTACCGCCGGACGCCAGCACCGAGCCGTCCAGTGCCACGTTCGCCAGGTTACCCGCACCGGTGATCGAACCGCCACCGGCCGCACCCACCGCGATCGTCTGGTTGCCGGTCGGGGCCGTCGCACCGGCCTTGATCTGGCCCAGGGTGCTGGGGTTGGTGATGGAGGTCGCCAGAACCCCGGCCTGGCCGTTGAGCAGCAACTTGTTGCTACCGAACTTGGTCGTGTTCGCGATGTTGTTGATGGTGCTGAGGGCGTTCGTGATTTCGGACTGGTTCGCGGCGAGGGCCGCGGAGTCCTGCACGCCGCTGTTAGCGGAGTCGAGGGCCAACCCGCGGGCCTTCGTGAGCAGGGTGTTGAGTTCGTTCAGCGCGCCTTCGGCGGTCTGCACCAGCGAGACGGCCTTGTTCGAGTTGTCGATGGCGGTCGTGAGGCCGGCGATCTGGGCCCGTTGTTGTTCCGAGATCACGAGGCCGGCGGGGCCGTCCGCACCGCGGTTGATCTTGAGGCCGGTCGAGAGCCGTTCCAGCGACTTGGACAGCGCGGTGCTGGTCCGGTTCAGGTTCTGCTGTGCGTTGAGCGACGCGTTGTTGTTGACGACTGACAGGGCCATTGCAGGGCACTCCGAGTTGGATGTTTTTTGCGGGCCGGTGAGTCCGTCCCGTCTGCATGAGTTATCGAAGTCGGCACTCGAAATTTGCCCCCGATTTTTTCGTCACCCCGCCCCGACGTGTGACACACTGTGTCCCGAAATCCGGCGCCCAAAACGCCGACGGCCCCGGAGAGCAGATTGCTCTCCGGGGCCGCGGCGTTTATGTCGTTTTGTCGGTCCGCGAACTACTCGACGTCGGGGGCCGGGAGCACGCCCGCACTCACCATAGACCGGGCGGCGGCGGCGGCGGCTTCGGGTGTATTGAAGTCACCGGCCGCGAGCCGGGCCGCGGCGACCGCGACGACGTCGGGGCGCACTTCCGGGCTCTGGCGGACGGCGGCCAGCAGCGTGGCCAGCTTGCCGGTCAGCGCGAACTCTTTCGTGCTACCGGGTTGGGTCGCCGGTTGCGGCGCTGCGACCGGGGCCGCATCGGACGTGCGGTTAGCGGACCGGACAGCGGGGGTTTGTTGGGGGGCGGTTTGTTGGGCTCCAGATGGTTCGATTCTCATGGCTCGACTCGCGGTTTCAGGTGTGGGTGCCGGTGTTCGCGGCCTACAGAAATAGTTATCGAGTGGGGTTGGGAAAATTTGCCCCAAATTACTGGCAATAATCCCGAACGCATGTTTTCGATCATACCTTTGGTGCAACCCCCGTACAACTTCAACCGGTTTACCCGCCATGAGCGACACATTCACTCCACCTCCCCCGTCCGCAGAAGCGCTCGCGGCGTGGGCCGCGGCCGAGGCCGAAGCCGAGCGCGAACTCGCCGAAGCGGACGCCGCGGCCGCCGCAGAAGCCGCGGCCGCTGCAGCCAAGGGTAGCAGCGCCCCCGCGGCCCCGAGCGCCCCAGTACACGGTCGCCGCCCCCCACTATTCGCCCGCGTGCTCGGGACCGCGGGGCGGTTCGCGGGCGCAGCCCTCTTTCTGGTATGCGTGGGTGGCGGAGTGGCCGGGGGAATCGCGTACACGAACAAAATGAAGCACGCGGCAGCCGAAGCCGCCGCGGCCGAAGCTGAGGAACACGCGGCCGCGCACCCGGAAGGCGCGCACGCTCATACTAAGGGCGGACCGGGGCACGGACCGGCGGACACGTCCCTCGCGACCCGCATCGACACGCTGATTCGCTCGGCCTCCTTCCCCGAAGCGC
The Gemmata palustris DNA segment above includes these coding regions:
- the fliD gene encoding flagellar filament capping protein FliD, whose amino-acid sequence is MAISGVNSNGLNFAGLATGIDTAKIIEGLNSISQQRIDRFKVQKTEVISKQATFATLQGKLFDLQSKTNALARSGGGAFDGRTATTSDSTSLTATAGTAAVAGTYSLSVVSLAKAAQTSSAGFADPNAQIKEGTLTLQVGSGTATTVTVDSRNNTLQGLADSINTAGGDLRASVVNDGTGVTPYRLLLTSAKTGSANAITVTNNLSTGTGAAIDPGATVVQAATDAQVKVGSGAGAITVTSATNQVNNLITGVSLNVLQADAAKTITVTVKADTDATVKSVQDFVTSYNAVRDFITEQTQFDADSSTAGALLGNGDVSALANELSGALSATIPGLTTSSNRLSTVGLSFTDEGKLAFDSAKFTTALATSDTAQADFKRLFSLSGKSDASGVDFLIGTNKTKPTAGTPYKVNVTAPATRAVVVASGAPGAVMLTPPNNALQVKLNGLTAVGVTLPGGTYSTPEELIAAVQKAINSASGLNGNLVTATINGDGKAQITTQKYGSGATIAITGGSADVLNALGFAGTETGTGTDVAGNFVVNGVTEAATGSGQILTGSSGNASTDGLQVTSTLSSAGSANVTVTQGLASRLGSVLNKYLDPVNGRFKQINEVFTKQTSDIDKNVAKQQALVDSKAAQLQSQFAAMETAVNNLKGIQTQLSSLTSSATSSK
- a CDS encoding flagellin N-terminal helical domain-containing protein, coding for MALSVVNNNASLNAQQNLNRTSTALSKSLERLSTGLKINRGADGPAGLVISEQQRAQIAGLTTAIDNSNKAVSLVQTAEGALNELNTLLTKARGLALDSANSGVQDSAALAANQSEITNALSTINNIANTTKFGSNKLLLNGQAGVLATSITNPSTLGQIKAGATAPTGNQTIAVGAAGGGSITGAGNLANVALDGSVLASGGNVTAGTAAGAATITISGGGLSGSVVANIQNGDNAAAIAAAVGGALGSSFTVNNTGGGATQFQIIAEDSNQAVTVTFGGAGAASVATALGFAASTPFTGAAGTATLTLTGGGLASAGVVVDLSATSTGATVVSTVQAALDAAAGSGNFTVSGSTGAPLVITSKLSSTAITAVAGAANTSTTTAPATATGIATTAQVGTTGASVSSTTVTNGTATGGRGTGANNITSAALTGSGTLTLSGGSLTNSASIVVSLATGDSSATIVSKVQAALDNASANGGGSGKFTVSGSVGGKLTIQSNVLGSAAISIQSDSAATAAVTGVSNGSADVGIAGNALRVFVGATEGTVSTGSQGLGNAVTLGDATTGLTFNVGVAGGKATAGSNTVNVTDNSLSFQIGANAGEFSKISIDKVTADRLGTGVSGLNNIATTDLSLIDVTTSNGAQDAIKIIDQAITDVSTIRAKLGAFQTNSLESNTNSLRNTLENTTAAQSVIRDTDFASEIANFTRLQTQQQAGATVLGNANQTTALVAQLLRG